The nucleotide sequence caggttgatgaaataGTATAAATGGCTATTTGAGACATTTCTCCTGGATTTCCAATAGTTTTCAGTCAGAGATCAGGTTAACTGCTATTGACGTCCTGCTTAAAACATACAGATGGGAACAGGAATGAGTAAAAGGTGGTGCCTTGCACTAAAGAGGGAAAAGTTGAGTGCAAGAGATTTCCTGTCTATAACTGGATAGATAACACTGGAACCAGCAAAGACAACTCCCAAGTAGATGTGTAAAATTGGAGGGGGATGGTGTAGTCAAATGTGTCAAAGGCCGCAGAGAGGTCAAGAAGAAAGAACAGGGTTAATGCACCTAAACCTGAGGATGCAAGTTGTGCCTTTGATGAAGATAATTTCTGTACTATGGCAAGGCAAAAGAATGAGTCCAGAGGTTCAATTATGGATTTGCAGAAAGATAGACAGAAGTATCACAAAACTCTCCGAAGGAGAAAGGGAGTTTGGGGATGAAGCAGTAGTTTGGAAGAACCAAAAGGTCAAGAGGTGATGAAAGCAGATTTGGAAGGGAAGAAAATCATATCAACTTACCTTATCATCTAATATGATGGCCAGGAGGGTAGTTTTTAAGGTAACTGAATTAGTAGGGATAGAGGCAAGGGAGCAACAAGTGGTTCCTATGGATATGATAAGCTTAGAGAACACAAAAGGACAGAAGGAAGTGAATGAGAAAAAAGGAATGAGCTCAGGGCTAAGGCAGAGAATAGCTTGGGATAAGAATTACCTGGTGACCAAGAAAGGAAGGATGTAGCAGAGGTTGTGGACAGATGTTTCGAATCATAACACTTTATatgtctatgaactcctcatgCACGTTGGAGTGACAGTACAGAGCAGGGTGGTGGCAGTGTTGGAAACGGTTGTAGTAAATGAAAAAAAGTTAGGACAGAGGATGTTTATATTGCAAACAGCACATCTTCCTTCCATTCACGGGATCTTGAAAAAGTAGGAAGTGCATTTGCCTGAGGGTAACTGTGTGATGGGCTCAATTGTTTTTCTCTCAATCGTAACCACAGCTTAAATTCGGAAAACGAACTGGACAATTTCAGAATTGATTTTAATCTCCATGCAAAAGTAAAACATTTAACGTTATATGCTTTGACATTGACGACCTGCCTGTCTAATTGCAGATTAGTTTTATGCCAACACCGGTTTATGCAAACCACCCTGGGAGGATACATTAAAATGGTTGAGTGCCCTACCTGTAGTACTGCAGTTCTGATTCCAGTTGCACGATGTTCCTCTCTAAGAGGGGGACTTGTTTAGCTCTAGTTTCCAGTTCTTTCACTTTCTCCAGGCTTCCCAACAACGCGCGGCGCGCTTCTTCTACCCGCTTTCTCGTCTGCAGCTGCTCCTTCTTCAGGTGGCCGTTACACTCTTCCAGTTTCAGCAGAGCGTCCTGCGATCTGCTCAgctccctctccatctcctggTTGAACCTGATCGCCTCTTCGATCTGCCCATCCCTGGAGCTACGGATCAGCTCGATTTCCTTCAACACGCTCTGCAGCCCGTTGCTGGGACTGGCGTGGCTGCGGAGGTTTCGGTAAGTGGCCGATCTGGTCCAGGCGAGGAAGCAGTTCTGGGACTGATGGTTGGCGTGACTCTTCCACAGTCCTACCTGGAGTGCCAGGGATCGGGCATCGCTGCTCTGCAAGGCGGCTCTCATGTCCTCCACGAGTTCCCTCAAGCTTTCGTTCTCCTGTTCCAGCTTTGCGATCTTGTCTTCAGCGGCTTCCAGGGCTACGATGTCCTCATAGCACTCCTTGGTGCAGGCACCGTGCCGCTCCCAGGACGGGCCACCTCGCTCCCGGTTCAGCGAGGATGCCCTGTTGCGCTTCTCTTCCCCGGGAGAAGCCGAGGAAGCGGCGCCTGTCGCTTTCTTCCTCCGTCGCAGGGGGCTCCTCAGCCGGATCTGCGTCTCGATGTGCTCGCTGTCCTCGCCGACCAGCAACCGCCCCGTCTCGTACCGGCAGCCGGCTTTGGTGCTGAAGTGTCCGCACAGCTTGGCGTGGAACTGCCTGAAGTTCAGCTCCTTCGGCACCTTCTCCAGGACCCCCGAGCACTCTTCTGTTTCCGAATTGTTATCCAGTCCCAGGATCTCGCACAGGGTTTGGAAATCCTCTCCCGGGATCCTGCCCTCCCCTTCGCAGTCCAAGTGATGGAAGATTTCCTGTAGGTACTGGTCCAGCCCCGTGGCCAGCACTATGATCTCGTTTTCCACCCCCCGGTCTAGCCCGTAGTGATAAGCCAAGGCGCTGACGATCCACTGGGTCCGGCGAGCGGGACACCTGTAAGGATCGCAAGTGTCTGATCGATCCATCTCTTCCGAGAAAGCAATGCCCTTAATTAGGGTCAGCGCTGAGAATCGGGACCGGGCTGCACTTTGAAGGCGCGGATCCGGCTCTTCCACCGGGCATAGTGCTTCAGCAGTGAGTCTGAGCGCTGACACCGAAACCCGGTTGAGTTTGCCACTTTGACCGGATTAAGTGCGCCTTGCCCGATGCTGCGAGTTTCAGCAGTTCTCTGCCGCAATTGGAAGTTCTCGTCAAAATCAGAGTCCACGCGTACGTGACGCCAGCGGGGGAGGGAGCAACTCAGGGAGGGCCGGGCTGGGAACTTTACAGGTCTCTTCAAGTGTCTCCTTTTCAGAGAGACTCGATATTTTCCCTCTTTTACTAGAAGTTGTGGTTGTCTTTCTATGCTTGTATCCACAAGGCAGTGCTGTAGAAGCAGAGAATCCCTTCTGACTTACCTGCAGACGTTGAGTATCGCATGTTTTATTAATAATGTAAATGGATTCACACGGGTTCGGGGAGGTCTGGATCAAACCCGTGTCTTTTTCCCTGGATTCTCAGAAGAGGTCTTCCGAACATGTCCGAAGAAACGTTACAGAATTTCACAGAATCGTTGCActgaaactattttaaaaaaaattgcagatgttagaaatctgagaaactaaaacagaaaattctgacgGTAgactgtaggtcaggcagcatctgtggggtgggagtggggggggggggggggtggtggagaaagaAAGTTCCAGGTCTGAAAAGTTGcccacctgaaacatcaacgctgtttctctcaccacagattctacctgacccGCTGCGTATCTCTTAGTAGTTTATTCTTTTAAGTTtttttggggtggtggtggttggtgtATTGAGGAAAGAAAGATCGAACAATGTCAATGTTGATTGAAGTTAT is from Pristis pectinata isolate sPriPec2 chromosome 6, sPriPec2.1.pri, whole genome shotgun sequence and encodes:
- the efcc1 gene encoding EF-hand and coiled-coil domain-containing protein 1, with the translated sequence MDRSDTCDPYRCPARRTQWIVSALAYHYGLDRGVENEIIVLATGLDQYLQEIFHHLDCEGEGRIPGEDFQTLCEILGLDNNSETEECSGVLEKVPKELNFRQFHAKLCGHFSTKAGCRYETGRLLVGEDSEHIETQIRLRSPLRRRKKATGAASSASPGEEKRNRASSLNRERGGPSWERHGACTKECYEDIVALEAAEDKIAKLEQENESLRELVEDMRAALQSSDARSLALQVGLWKSHANHQSQNCFLAWTRSATYRNLRSHASPSNGLQSVLKEIELIRSSRDGQIEEAIRFNQEMERELSRSQDALLKLEECNGHLKKEQLQTRKRVEEARRALLGSLEKVKELETRAKQVPLLERNIVQLESELQYYRSEVMKFQFLQSNPLEGKPPLALYEWKGCPPVPQERRSPTGDTEASAYNIEEQLFRSVEGQAASDEEDEKWTEDQKTQVKELKKLLNRLCCCGNGCDDKTVRKLLSEFGNIRCDESNSAVWELVEKVAKLKEQLELKEYETQQMETDIDQLKGSLLCELQRKVDETELLQMELQMLETERVRLSLIEEKLMDVLQLLQQLRDLNVSRRSLGKILLSTLESCNNPQHGKAHILEVLNALYQELAACELLSGKSLEKAQSHQSLVNPLLISC